CGATAATtgatacacaatctcatacttccatctttcttctttacgaacaacactggtgcaccccacggggatacactcggtcatataactcctttatctaataattcttgcaattgcgtctctagttccttcatttcaatGGGCACCATTTGATAAGGggcttttgaaactggttctgttccagggGCGAAATCGATCGTGAATTCAATCTCTCGATCTGGAGGCACTCTAGGTAATTCATCGGGGAATACATCGGGAAACTCTTTAACAACATGAGTGTCCTCAATCTTTAAGGATTCCTTTTCCACATCCTTTACGTGAGCCAGATAAGCTTCACATCCTTGTTGCAACAATCTTCTTGTCTGAATTGCCGTTAAAAACTTCCTATATTacttctttcctttgaatattaCCTCAGTTCCATCCTTGGTTTTCAGTTTCACTTTCTTGCTTCTACACTCTATTTGCGCATCGTGGTTCACTAACCAATCCATTCCaagaataatgtcaaattctcctaacttaaacgggATTAAGTCAGCAAAAAAGTTCCGACCTTCTATAACAATATCGCAATTAGGACAAACTCTATTGACAACAACTCGTTCCTGATTTGCTACTTTTATAATCAGGTTAGattctagagggtacgcaacacactTTAGTCTATCAACAACACTTTCAGAAATAATTGATCCAGTAGCTCCATAATCCATTAACACTTTGAAATCTACTGAATTTATAGCAAGCGTACCTGCTACCACATCCGCATCCTGTACTGTATATTTCATTATCATTTTAAACGTCCGCGCCCTTGGCTGAACTGTTTATGCTGGTGGAGGTGGTGGTCTAACAATCGTAAGAACATttgccttctgaacaggctccttgcaatttcttGCCATATGGCCAACTTTTCCACACTTAAAGCAAGTTATCTCTGGCTTCCCCGTACCAATAGTGCATTCTGTTGAGTAAAGGCttttctgattgcacttgaaacacgtcacattaaGATTATTACATCTTCCAGGGTGCCTCTTTCTGTAAGTCTTGCACTCCTGAATCTGGGGTCTATCCTCCTTCGTTGACTGTCCATCTTTCTGAAAATGATTCTTTTGATTCCCATTTCCGGGCTTAAATTTCTGGAATTTCTGATTCTGACTTCCAATATTCCTTCCAAACTTTCCTATGAACTTAGAACTCCCTTTGTCTACTTCCGAATcctcaaatttccttttcttcccttcattttctttcttagttgcttctctttcttcttccatgatcatggccttctgtaccaTAGCAACATAAGTGCTTATCTCAAGAAGAGCCACCTGACTAcaaatccatggcttaagtccttTTTGAAACCTTTTAGCTTTCCTCACTTTTGTATTCATATATTCAGGCACAAACCTTGCTAACTCTGAAAACTTCACTTCATACTCTGCTACCGTCATATTTTATTGCTTTAAATCCAAAAACCTCATCTCTAACTGATCTTGCATGTAACTTGGTAAGTACTTCTCTAAGAACGGTTCCGTAAACTTTAGCCAAAAAATGGTTTCTCCTTCTAGTAACGCCTTACTAGATTCCTACTAGTAACTAGCTTCATCCTTAAGATAATAAATTGCATATTGTGCCTTCTTTTCATCTTTAACTTCTActaactcaaaggctttttccatttctcttaaccaggACTGAGCTTAATTGGATCTGGAAACCCTATAAATTCTGGGGGATGGACGGattaaaaatgtttgaagtttctGACTCTAAGGGCTGAgggttgttgcaaaagttgaAAGAGTCGGTTCATCATTGGGGTGTCTTGGTTTTGTTCTTGATTTTGAGTTtgagtttcttcttcttggtgatttgGGGAAGTAACCATTTCTTATAAACCCgatgagcaattatttagcaatacgataacATGGCATACATAACAATAAAGATTCTTTTAGGAATAGTTTTtcgggttttaagttttacccatttgtgcatgcaatcctattactacataattcacTCACCGGTTAGGGTTCTCACATGACATAAGGTATATTATCACAAAGGTGTTGAATATGATTACTTGGAAAACATGATGTGCAAAACAGTTTATAAAACCAGGGATCCATAATATAGGAACAAGATGCATAGATAGATGGTTTATGAAATTCATCGATTCTCAGCAAGGTAACCAATGTACATAGATAAATAGTTCAAGTACAATAAGTTCTGGGAATAAGGTACAATAacatagcagggttaaacagaggaaaaactggaaaatattcccctatctacccctaacttctacctAATTACTACCAACACAACCCACAGTACAATATATCATATTACAACATAAAAGGGATCCTGGCATCTGACCAAGTACCCCAAAGCCTACCGGCACTGAAAAGAAATAACAATAACAACAACTACAGGCTCTACCAGATATCCAGTCTGAACTCACACCCAAACTACACATGGCGATACAGAATCTCTTTCAACATTGTCAGTATCCAATGCACAATCTTATGAACTATGCGGGCCTCAGCCTCAACATCACTGCAAGAAGGTCCCTCCTCCAACCGTCCATGGGCAATCTACTCCACCATCTCAATACGAACACGCCACTCGGGCTCTGGCACCAACATCTGCAACCTAGACTCTCGGGCCAACCGGTCTTCCAAAGATCTCAACTCATGTATGTGAGTAAACATAAATTCACGGTCCCAGGCCAAATCATCACTAATATGGGCAGGTATTGGCACAACAGACACTCTGTCGGGAGCTGGGGACTCAGACATAGGAGCTGGGGAATCTGCTCTAACCTCTGGGGAATCAGGTACTGATATCAGGGGAGAAATAGGCAATAGGGGCAACACTGTCCTCAGACGGATCCTCCTCAGGGTCTGAACTAATGTACTGGGCTCCTCAGGTGATCCCGGTAACAAACTATCCTCAGAATCAGCATCACTCCCACTACCAGGGTCCTGAGATAAAAcataaaacaacaaccaagaaacaacattagggttaaataaaacttACTGACTCCATGCCCTAACTCCAATTGCTATCCTGACCTATTTACAttacttagactatacctaataatcttactcaactctatatgagtcgaacacttACGCAATATTTAATTACCCAAAGACCCTcttatcctaacttgtctcagggactaaatcctgtggctctgataccaacttgtgacaccctcaatctcggggttagaaaTGAGGACCCACAACACCAATAAactaataatataataataacaGAATATAATAAACCCGAAAATTAACAAGATCTAaataggataaagtatgagacaagattacaactaccagccagaatataattattacaacccaaaatataaataaatttaaattattctATTCCGACTTGGAATTGACAGATAACCCAGAAGTATTTGATTCAGCTAATACACTTCCCACCAACTTATTATCGCTTGCTCACACAATATCTATCTGCTCTAGCATCTAAAATCCCACAACACGATAGGAATGCCAGGAACGCTCTTGCGAGCAGTGcacctaagtctggccatcttcttgcttaactgtcatggttagatcaaagaaaataaatgaacaaagaagctcaacaagtaactatataaatAGTTCTAAATTTCAACATAAGTAACAACATTTGAGGCATTCTatcttaaaataaaaactagGTGGCAGCACTCTATCAATTTCGAGAAAGGGTTCCAAAGGATAGTTTCAAAGCTTTTAAGATTTAGATTCGAATAATCAatggttctcaagttcaatcgaTAGGGTTCTCAGAGATAGTTTCACACTTTGAGAGATATATCACTTTTAAGCTATGAGATTCAATATACAAGTATTATGAAAAGGTTCTCAGACAAGATTCTCAAGACTTTAAAGAAGATTCAACTCAAACTattcaatttcaaatcaaaaGAAAAGCATAACGCTTGTTGCAACATTTATAATCATTTACTTTGATTATTTAACAAtaagaacccttgattggaatatccatcttttaattataatacgggtgatcagcccgtaccgaccttcatctggtcgttaaggtacctCTGGCATTGTTTCCGCCTTATAATAGAATAGGCCTGCTAGCCTCTTACGTGACTGGACTAGTTCCACTAGCCTCTTACATCtctatccaatccatcaggaattcatttagAAAACCTTTATGCTGAAATACAAGGAAGTTTGgctaaattcatttttaacatTACCAATAAGTGAAATCGTTTGGACTCATTCAAGTCGAAAGTCATTCTTAAGTTCATTTCAAGAATTTAAGGAAAGTGAACAAATAAAAATTAACAAAGATCGTAAAGTCAAGTATACTGATCAAATGTTAAACGATGTATAACAAGGCCGTGATCAGAATAGTTCCAAAGAACAACGCATAAACATGGAATAGTGATTATCAAAGGAATCTAGGTTAACAAGATTTGATATACGAAAGGTTCGTTATGACTTTTTTTTAGGGTCAAAGGATCATAGGTTAACAAAGTACGAGTACATGGCATAAGCAATTGGAACAAGGGACTACTATTATGGTTTATCACGAGGATCAATAACGAGTTTATTGCAAAGATCAATAACAGGGTTATcacaaagatcaataacaattCTACGAATACTCTTTATTCTATCAGTGCATAGCATCAACAATCTCTCTATAAGAATTCATATTAGAAGGAAAAGTTACTTGCCTCAAAAAGCTTTCCTGTTTTACGGAAactgagctactgccacctaagacTTTCTTCCCTTTTCTAGCCTAAATGCCTCCGCTTTCCAAATCTACAATGCAAAAGAGAACCCTAATCAGAATTTGCTCGATTCCCGACGTTTCTCAGAACGTCTAACTTCTACCCAAACACAATATTCGCTTATCTTATATACACATGcataacacgtagcacataataAGATATACCTTTATACTCTTTATATCATCGACTATCTCGATACTCTACACATAGCGAGCAATCATAATTTCATATATTTCGACACCAAGCCTTAGTAAATATTCGACTCTATTCCCTTTTTATCAAAAAATCGGGAATGACGCTTACTCTTATCATAGAAATACATCGCCATAATCAAGGATCAAGTacacataattattttattttaacactTAACATGCAACATGCAATATTTCCCATATCGATAACAAGATTAATCGAACTTAACTTACTAATCGAATTCAACCGAACCTTTACCCTAATTCGAATAAATTCAATAAATAAActcaaaaaatttccaaaccaTTTAAAATCGACATGCATCATCAATTGTTCCTTTAACCGACATAAAAATCTCATTTAACCCACATGCATTCATTCAAAATTAACATGCATATTCTTAAATCAAAATCGAACCTAGTTCAACTTAAAACTAATGAACAAAATCATATCAATTGGATTTATCACATAATTCGAACCAAATTTTCCTTAAACCAAGAGTTTCATTCGGTCTTTCAAACCGAAATCGACATGCAACATTAATTCAAATAACCGGTTACTAAACCTTGAACCAAATACCAATACCAAATTAattcattttcaaaaatttaaatcttaaatCTTTAGAAAAACCTTAAACACACACATGAATGTAAACATACAAGTTAAAATGAAGTGTTTATAAAATTTTCGGACTCAAGTAGCATCATTGTCCCCGTCGACTCACCAGAGGTTCACCACCGACAGCGGCAAAGTACGGTGGTGCCACGTTTCGGGTTTTCCAACCGAACTCCACcaatttctttgatcaatcacCACTATAATCTTACTTTATCATCACAGAGGATCACAAAACCACACAACACAATCAAATTTGAAAAACCTAAACCAAACTCGGAAGAACCAAACCAAAACCAGAGTTGGGGTTTTAATCAACTCAAGGAACAACACATGCAATTACACAGAGTTATAGAGGGGAAGAAACCAAGCATGTAGGTGGTTTCAGATTCAAGAACAAGCAAGAAACATGGGAGAAATAGAAGAGAGAGAttaccgagagtgagagagagagagagagtcgagagagagaagagagaaactgggtgaggaaaagaaaaagaaagaggaAAGGGTAAAATAGTAACTTGCCATCTAATCTTCttaattttgtttttctcttCTTTGGTTTATTTTACAATCATTAAACTctatttaatataattaaaacagcttttataaaatcagaaaatatcacgaattctatttttaaaataaagagcATGAAATTAGCTCTTTTCccatattttcaaaataatttttgagcgaacaaATTAATTTGTTTAGATATTACAAATAAATCCCCATTAATAGAAATAAACtatgtaaaatattttaaaatatcaaaCATTCAATTAAATCcaactatcatttttaaaaagtccctAGGACTATTCtagagataataaaacaaatcTCACACTTTGATCATACTCTGCTTATTTTATAGAAATATATAAGGACCAAAATAATCCTTATTTTTACCAAttaaattcttttaaaaatatttaaaacccATAAATCACAGATTCACACACATAACCatcaaataacatatatttacatAGTAACATCAAATATAATTCACCTCCGTACACTTaaactataacgactcgtgtatttttgaatt
This sequence is a window from Apium graveolens cultivar Ventura chromosome 9, ASM990537v1, whole genome shotgun sequence. Protein-coding genes within it:
- the LOC141685976 gene encoding uncharacterized protein LOC141685976; protein product: MIMKYTVQDADVVAGTLAINSVDFKVLMDYGATGSIISESVVDRLKCVAYPLESNLIIKVANQERVVVNRVCPNCDIVIEGRNFFADLIPFKLGEFDIILGMDWLVNHDAQIECRSKKVKLKTKDGTEDVEKESLKIEDTHVVKEFPDVFPDELPRVPPDREIEFTIDFAPGTEPVSKAPYQMANVVADALSRMKRLNVLTSSEELIKKFEKLEIYIQIPEMADEVMYVAIFQPEILEKIRRCQEEVMVHKKDKLTREEVRAQKDDKGIY